CAGTTATGGGTCAATGAGGACACACTAGAACGTGCGCTCTGCCCTAATTCACTCCAGTGTTTGGTTTAATACCTTGCCGCAATTAAGGTATCTGCATAATGTAATTTTAATGGAGAGCAATATGTTTCTTTTTAGATTAACTTAATTGTGAAGAAATGGCAatggttattgttgttgttgctgttgttgctgttgatgatgatatgtttttgtttgcttgtactgtatgttcattatagtttgttttattttgtacagcactttggacacTCAAAACTGTGTTTAATTGAGATGAATGTacattgtttattatttttttttacatttacttaCTCGCTTACAGTGAACTGCACTGAATATTTCTCAAATGCATAAGGTATCAGGATTCAAGATGAAATACTTTATTCCCATACAAATTGCTAGGGACATGCTTCAGTGTGcatcaacaaagacacacaaatatatgttttaaaactttttgtatatatataaaaaaatatatatatatggtatcCCACTGCACAGAGGAACACACTTGACACAGCAGATAAAAAAGAGGGCACACCActcatgacatactgtacctggATGACCGTCCAGGAGGCTAAAGTGACAGAAGTCAAGTTAAAGTGACATGGTACTTTTGGATGCAGAGATGTATTAATAAGGTTAATAATACTAGTATGAGTGAAATAAACATGTTAGTCAACATGTATTTCTGAAACTACCAGCTGAAGATATGGTAGATGGGCAGATTATGTGAAGCTCATTTTATTGTGTCTTGAGCCATACCGAAACTTCATGTTGAAGTTACTGTAGGTGGAATGGTGAAACTATTTTCTGTTACTGTCAAAGGTTTTGCTTGATGAAAAAAGATAAAATGGTGGCATTGTAGAACCAGTGATCTTAACCACTCCTCTTGTACCTCTATCAGATGTGAGTTAAAGACAGTAAGGTGAAGGTGAAGCACTGAGAGCATTCTTGCAGTTTCAGCCACACCACTGCTTTCCTGGCGAATGGAATACATGAGTCTACACATTCTCTTGTGTGTACAAATCTGAAATCATCTGAGATTTATTTGTGCACCCTGGAGTGTGTTGGACCACCATGAGGGGCAAGCTGGAGATACTGGCCATGGTGTTCGGCATGCTCGGCCTGGTTGGCGTGGCGACCAGCACCGGCCTGCCCATGTGGCGGGTCACGGCCTTCATCGGCTCCAACATCATCGTCATGGAGACGATGTGGGAGGGCCTGTGGATGGCGTGCTACCGGCACGCCGACATCCGGATGCAGTGCAAGGTCTACGACTCGCTGCTCGTCCTCAAGCCGGACATCCAGGCGGCCCGCGGCCTGATGTGCGCCGCCCTCGTCCTCGCCTGCGTCGCCCTCCTGGTCTCCGCCTTCGCCCTGCGCTGCACCAACTGGTGCCGCGACGACGCGCGGGGCAAAAACGTCACGCTTGCCGCAGGAGGCTGCCTCTACCTGCTGTCCTGCCTGGCCGCGCTCGTGCCCGTCAGCTGGAGCGCTCACACCATCATTCGGGACTTCTACGACCAGCGGGTGCCGGAGTCGCAGAAGCGGGAGCTGGGACAGGCGCTGTACGTGGGctgggtggcggcggcggcgcagcTGGTGGCCGGCGCCCTGCTGCTGGCCCGCTACGCCCGCCGCAGCAGGAAAGAGGACACTGAGTACGCCCACGCTCCGCCAACGGAGAACGAGGACGAGGCAGAGGCGGTAGTGGTGGTGAAACCAGAGAGGCAAGCGTCAACTCTTTACCGCGAGAGCGAATATGTTTGAacaggcaggagggagggagacaatgCCAGAGATAGTCAAATTTCACCATTCTTATTGTTAATAAGTTCAAACATTTACAATATTTTGCTGTTTTTCTTATTGTCACCAATAAGTATTTATTGCTCTCTGTTTACTGTATGCAAAACTTTTCATTAAAAGCACTTTAAGGAAGCCTCTCTTTatgcttgtttgttattgtcaGATCTAATAAATCACTTTCATTTGCGGAATCATAATGTTGACTGAATTGTCATTTATTGCTATTTAATAAACATGTTACATGACTTACTTTAACCAATAAAAGGTTGGTTAATGTAACTTGTGTGACACTGTAATAATGACTGCAATGACTTagtaagaggaagaggacaatcTAGCACGTCAGTTTTCAGTACTTGTATTCAATTTATTCGGTCGTAAAAAGGTTTCTTTTTCATTAGATGTAATGAAAATATTTTCCATTGTGCGCtacaaaaaaatgtttgatgAAAATACAGGAACTGAAACTGTTATCTGTTTCTGCCTGTGGCATGCAAAAGATAATCTCCTCCCCCAACACATCCCTATGACCTCaactctttttcacacacacgcacacgcacacgcacacacacacacacacacacacacacacacacacacagaaacacaaacatgtatacacacacacacacagaaacacaaacataccaCAAACTGCGCAGCATCAGTCCAGCCACCATGACATAATAGAACCACAGCTATCTGATAAGGCCTGTTTCTTTTCTCAGAGTGGCTCAGATGTCTCTCTTTTACACTTGGCCCAGGATCCTTTTACACTGGAGACCGACAGATAAAGACACGCCAGCCGTTCTCACCCAGGCCAGGGTGAGAGGAAGGGCAGGCCCGCAGTGTCATGTGTTGGCACGTGGGGGAGATGAGAGACAAAATAGTGTGGATGGGTCACCATTAACAGATAGTTAACTGTCATTACTACAGAGCACTTCAAGTTTCATGTAATGTATTTTGTTTACTATTAAAGGGTGCTACAGTTTTAGGTTAACTTTAAGTAATTTGTACACATGAAACAATCATTTGAATGGTATAAAACAAAGGTAGAAAAGCATAACAGTATAGGCTGAATTTGAACATCTGTTTTGGTATGTGGAAAAGTATTTAAGGCAGTTTCTTTCACTAATGGGCAGCAAAAGAACATTTTACTTTCCCTTACTTGAGAACCATCCTGGATTATATCGCTGTATCGATTTTGTATATTGTttataaattatgctatttgatgAAGAACTCATTCACTTTACAATAAGGATCATTCATTAACCTTGAAGGCACATCCGGCCACCAAGATTCCCTGAAACACACCAATGACAACAGCAGTTTTCACCTCTGCTTTTTTTAAGGAGAGCCAGTATCACCAGTTTCTCTGTCCAGGGTGAATCAGATGCGCGAAAGGCAACCA
The Sardina pilchardus chromosome 13, fSarPil1.1, whole genome shotgun sequence genome window above contains:
- the LOC134099622 gene encoding claudin-8-like: MRGKLEILAMVFGMLGLVGVATSTGLPMWRVTAFIGSNIIVMETMWEGLWMACYRHADIRMQCKVYDSLLVLKPDIQAARGLMCAALVLACVALLVSAFALRCTNWCRDDARGKNVTLAAGGCLYLLSCLAALVPVSWSAHTIIRDFYDQRVPESQKRELGQALYVGWVAAAAQLVAGALLLARYARRSRKEDTEYAHAPPTENEDEAEAVVVVKPERQASTLYRESEYV